The following proteins come from a genomic window of Gottfriedia acidiceleris:
- the iolD gene encoding 3D-(3,5/4)-trihydroxycyclohexane-1,2-dione acylhydrolase (decyclizing) gives MESIRLTMAQALLRFLDNQYIELDGVEHKFVKGIMGIFGHGNVTGIGEALEYGPEELLFIQGKNEQGMVHAATAYAKQKNRLEIFACTTSIGPGALNMVTAAATATVNRIPVLLLPGDNFACRQPDPVLQQIENTSDYTISATDAFKPVSKYWDRIVRPEQLMTAAINAMRVLTDPVETGAVTLALPQDVQSEAYDYPMQFFQKRVHHIDRRPAVKSVRERALQLILRKKKPLIIAGGGVHYSFATEELVKFAEAFQIPVSETQAGKSSIPWDHPLNVGAIGVTGSLAANKLAKQADLIIAVGTRLGDFATGSKIAFQNSEVEFLGINTSSFDAMKLDATFIVADAKEALSSLHEALLNNEYRSSYQQNEIRLLKAEWDREVDRLYSVEMKEGLSQTRVMGEINHLINDEDIIVCAAGSLPGDLHRLWRSKKPKTYHMEYGFSCMGYEVSGAFGAKMAEPNREVYAFVGDGSYLMLHSELVTSLQEDYKITILLFDNHGFQCIHNLQKGHGSEGFGNEFKYRSNEKRRLSGEYMNFDFASHARSLGANAYTVTTIDDLRKALEKAKQETTSTLIEIKVLPGTNTDGYESWWRVGVSEVSNSSKVVKAHQEMKTNIQLTKPY, from the coding sequence GGTCCTGAGGAACTACTATTTATTCAAGGTAAAAATGAACAAGGAATGGTTCATGCAGCGACTGCTTATGCAAAGCAAAAAAATCGTTTAGAAATATTTGCTTGTACTACATCGATTGGTCCAGGTGCCTTAAATATGGTAACAGCAGCTGCAACTGCTACTGTTAATCGAATTCCAGTATTACTTTTACCAGGAGATAATTTTGCATGTAGGCAGCCAGACCCAGTTCTTCAACAAATTGAAAACACATCAGATTATACAATTAGTGCGACGGATGCATTTAAACCAGTTAGTAAATATTGGGATCGTATTGTACGTCCTGAACAGTTAATGACAGCCGCTATTAATGCAATGCGCGTTTTAACTGATCCAGTTGAAACGGGTGCAGTAACCCTTGCTTTACCACAAGATGTTCAATCTGAAGCTTATGATTATCCGATGCAATTTTTTCAAAAGAGAGTACATCACATTGATCGAAGACCAGCTGTAAAATCGGTCCGTGAACGTGCGCTTCAGTTGATTCTACGAAAGAAGAAACCTCTTATCATTGCTGGTGGAGGTGTACATTACTCATTTGCAACCGAAGAACTTGTAAAATTTGCAGAAGCCTTTCAAATTCCGGTATCTGAAACACAGGCAGGGAAAAGTTCGATTCCGTGGGATCATCCTTTAAATGTAGGAGCCATTGGAGTGACAGGCTCTTTAGCAGCAAACAAATTAGCCAAACAAGCTGATTTAATCATTGCGGTCGGTACTAGATTAGGAGACTTTGCAACTGGCTCAAAAATAGCTTTTCAAAATAGTGAAGTTGAGTTTTTAGGAATTAATACTAGCTCTTTTGACGCGATGAAACTAGATGCGACATTCATCGTTGCAGATGCAAAAGAGGCTTTAAGTAGTTTACATGAAGCACTACTAAATAATGAATATCGTAGCTCTTATCAACAAAATGAAATTCGCTTACTGAAGGCGGAATGGGATCGGGAAGTTGATAGATTATACAGCGTTGAAATGAAAGAAGGTTTATCACAAACAAGGGTCATGGGAGAAATAAATCATTTAATAAATGATGAAGATATTATCGTATGTGCAGCCGGTAGTTTACCTGGTGATTTACATCGCTTATGGAGAAGTAAAAAACCGAAAACATATCATATGGAATATGGTTTTTCCTGTATGGGATATGAAGTTTCGGGCGCATTTGGTGCAAAAATGGCAGAACCAAATCGCGAAGTTTACGCATTTGTTGGGGATGGAAGTTATTTAATGCTTCACTCAGAATTAGTAACTAGTTTACAAGAGGATTATAAAATTACTATCCTTTTATTTGATAATCACGGTTTCCAATGTATTCATAACTTGCAAAAAGGCCACGGTAGTGAAGGTTTTGGTAATGAATTTAAATATCGTTCAAATGAAAAAAGACGCTTAAGTGGAGAGTATATGAATTTTGATTTTGCTAGCCATGCTAGAAGCTTAGGTGCAAATGCATATACAGTGACAACAATTGATGATTTACGTAAAGCTTTAGAAAAAGCAAAGCAAGAAACTACTTCAACTCTCATTGAAATAAAAGTTTTGCCAGGAACAAATACTGACGGATATGAATCATGGTGGAGAGTAGGTGTTTCAGAAGTTTCGAATAGTTCAAAAGTTGTAAAAGCTCATCAAGAAATGAAAACAAATATTCAACTGACAAAGCCTTATTAA
- the iolB gene encoding 5-deoxy-glucuronate isomerase, translating to MSKLIVHSLSEPKADGNVIKITPESANWEYVGFEAYVLKKGQSLKKQTFNQEVCIVLLSGKANVYTKQEIWENIGKRMNIFEKIPPYSVYISLNDFYHIEAITELEIAVCSAPSNGTYPSRLISPEDVGVEIRGAGNIQRQVHNILPENEPADSLLVVEVFTPEGNSSSYPPHKHDQNNLPHESILEETYYHRVNPNQGIAIQRVYTDDLSLNETMTVRNGDAVLVPKGYHPVSALPGYELYYLNVMAGPNRTWKFQNDPNHEWILNHKLALKS from the coding sequence ATGTCAAAACTAATTGTTCATAGCTTGAGTGAGCCAAAAGCGGATGGAAATGTAATTAAAATAACACCTGAATCGGCAAATTGGGAATATGTCGGATTTGAAGCTTATGTTCTGAAGAAAGGGCAATCTCTAAAAAAACAAACTTTTAACCAAGAAGTTTGCATCGTGTTACTAAGCGGAAAAGCGAATGTTTATACGAAACAAGAAATCTGGGAAAATATCGGTAAACGAATGAATATTTTCGAGAAAATCCCTCCATATTCCGTTTATATTTCATTAAACGATTTTTATCATATAGAAGCGATCACTGAACTTGAAATTGCTGTCTGTTCAGCTCCAAGTAATGGCACTTACCCATCTCGTCTTATTTCACCAGAAGATGTAGGGGTAGAGATTCGAGGGGCTGGTAATATTCAACGCCAGGTGCATAATATTTTACCAGAAAATGAGCCAGCAGACAGTTTATTAGTTGTCGAGGTTTTTACACCAGAAGGAAATTCATCTAGTTATCCACCACATAAGCATGATCAAAATAATTTACCACATGAATCGATATTAGAAGAAACGTACTATCATCGAGTGAATCCAAATCAAGGCATAGCAATTCAAAGAGTTTATACAGACGATTTATCACTTAATGAAACAATGACTGTCAGAAATGGAGATGCCGTTCTTGTTCCAAAAGGCTATCATCCAGTTTCAGCTCTTCCAGGTTACGAGCTTTATTATTTAAATGTCATGGCAGGACCAAATCGTACATGGAAATTTCAAAATGATCCAAATCATGAATGGATCTTAAATCACAAACTTGCTTTGAAATCATAG
- the iolC gene encoding 5-dehydro-2-deoxygluconokinase, translated as MNHLTFRNQSPIDFIALGRLCIDLNANEINRPMEETITFTKYVGGSPANIAIGMSRLGKKTGFIGRVADDQMGSFILNYLNKNQIDTSNVLIDQSGSKTGLAFTEIKSPVDCSILMYRDNVADLKLEPRDIKEDYIKSAKSLLISGTALAKSPSREAVFLAVEYARKHDVCVFFDIDYRPYTWNSVEETAIYYNLIAQKCDVIIGTREEFDMMECFDHNPNHDDEMTAEKWFSYYAKIVVIKHGKDGSIAYTSIGEKVKGRTFPAKVIKTFGAGDSYAAGFIYGLMEDWSLFESMDFGAAAASIVISSHSCSDAMPTVNQIKKYIQKCQNGEIITT; from the coding sequence ATGAATCATTTAACGTTTCGTAATCAATCACCAATCGATTTTATTGCTCTTGGTAGATTATGTATTGACCTGAATGCAAATGAAATCAATCGGCCAATGGAAGAGACCATTACTTTTACAAAATATGTTGGAGGATCACCTGCAAACATTGCGATTGGTATGTCTAGATTAGGAAAAAAGACCGGTTTCATTGGTCGTGTCGCAGATGATCAAATGGGAAGTTTCATCCTCAATTATTTAAATAAAAATCAAATCGATACTTCAAATGTTTTAATTGATCAATCGGGTTCAAAAACTGGATTAGCTTTTACTGAAATTAAAAGTCCAGTAGATTGCAGTATCTTAATGTACAGAGACAATGTAGCCGATTTAAAACTTGAACCAAGAGATATAAAAGAGGACTATATCAAAAGTGCAAAATCTTTGTTGATTTCAGGGACGGCTTTAGCTAAGAGCCCTTCGAGAGAAGCTGTTTTCTTAGCAGTTGAGTATGCAAGAAAACATGATGTTTGTGTATTTTTTGATATTGATTATCGACCATACACTTGGAATTCGGTTGAAGAGACTGCGATTTATTATAATTTAATTGCTCAAAAATGCGATGTCATTATTGGAACGCGAGAAGAATTCGATATGATGGAATGTTTTGACCATAATCCTAATCACGATGATGAAATGACTGCAGAAAAATGGTTTAGCTATTATGCAAAAATTGTTGTGATTAAACATGGAAAAGATGGCTCGATTGCTTACACTTCAATTGGAGAAAAGGTTAAAGGGAGAACCTTTCCTGCAAAGGTAATAAAGACATTTGGGGCAGGTGACTCATATGCTGCTGGCTTCATCTATGGTTTAATGGAGGACTGGTCTCTCTTTGAATCGATGGACTTTGGAGCAGCTGCAGCTTCAATCGTCATTTCAAGTCATAGTTGTTCAGATGCAATGCCTACAGTAAATCAAATTAAGAAATACATTCAAAAATGTCAGAATGGTGAGATCATAACAACCTAA
- a CDS encoding CoA-acylating methylmalonate-semialdehyde dehydrogenase, giving the protein MNTVTSVKTIKNFISGQWKDSKSTSSEPVYNPATNEIIANVPLSTRAELDHAVEVAKEAFQTWGKTPVPKRARILFKYQQLLVDNWDELARLITLENGKSFGEAHGEVQRGIECVEFAAGAPSLMMGKQLPDIATNIESGMYRYPIGVIGGITPFNFPMMVPCWMFPLAIACGNTFILKPSERTPLLANRLAELFKEAGLPDGVLNIVHGAHDVVNGLLEHLDVKAISFVGSQPVAEYVYKTAASIGKRVQALAGAKNHSIVMEDANLDLAVKEITSAAFGSAGERCMAASVVVAVGDVIDPLIERLHNAANELKIGNGMDDGVFLGPVIREGHKARTIQYIETGENEGAHLVRDGRKDAVTTKEGYFIGPTIFDRVTTDMKIWKEEIFAPVLSIVRVNSLEEAIELTNKSEFANGACLFTQNGSHVRKFRETIDAGMLGVNLGVPAPMAFFPFSGYKNSFYGDLHANGSDGVEFYTRKKMLTARW; this is encoded by the coding sequence ATGAATACAGTAACAAGTGTAAAAACAATTAAAAACTTTATTAGTGGACAATGGAAAGATTCAAAATCGACATCAAGTGAACCAGTTTATAATCCTGCAACAAATGAAATAATCGCAAATGTGCCACTATCAACTCGTGCTGAACTTGATCATGCAGTAGAAGTTGCCAAAGAGGCTTTTCAAACATGGGGGAAAACACCAGTTCCTAAAAGAGCACGTATTTTATTCAAGTACCAGCAATTATTAGTTGATAATTGGGATGAATTGGCTCGTTTGATAACGTTAGAAAACGGAAAAAGCTTTGGAGAAGCACACGGAGAAGTACAACGAGGAATTGAATGTGTCGAATTTGCAGCAGGTGCACCAAGTTTAATGATGGGGAAACAATTACCTGATATTGCAACGAATATTGAATCAGGAATGTATAGATATCCCATTGGTGTAATTGGTGGAATCACACCTTTCAATTTCCCGATGATGGTACCGTGTTGGATGTTTCCTTTAGCGATTGCTTGTGGAAATACATTCATATTAAAACCTTCTGAACGTACGCCATTGCTTGCAAATCGTCTTGCAGAATTATTTAAAGAGGCTGGATTACCAGATGGAGTTTTAAATATTGTTCATGGAGCACATGACGTTGTAAACGGACTACTAGAACACCTAGATGTAAAAGCTATTTCATTTGTAGGATCTCAACCGGTTGCTGAATATGTATATAAAACAGCGGCATCAATTGGTAAAAGAGTCCAAGCTTTAGCTGGTGCTAAAAACCATTCGATTGTAATGGAGGATGCTAATTTAGATTTAGCTGTAAAAGAAATTACTAGTGCAGCGTTTGGCTCAGCAGGGGAAAGATGTATGGCAGCATCAGTAGTTGTTGCAGTAGGTGATGTAATCGATCCATTAATTGAGAGATTACATAATGCAGCGAATGAATTAAAAATTGGCAATGGAATGGATGATGGGGTATTCCTCGGTCCCGTTATTCGAGAAGGACATAAAGCTAGAACAATTCAATATATCGAAACTGGTGAAAATGAAGGAGCTCACCTAGTTAGAGATGGAAGAAAAGATGCAGTTACTACAAAAGAAGGATATTTTATTGGCCCAACAATATTTGATCGTGTAACAACTGATATGAAGATTTGGAAAGAAGAAATTTTCGCACCAGTACTTTCAATTGTTAGAGTAAATTCATTAGAAGAAGCAATCGAATTAACGAACAAATCCGAATTCGCAAATGGTGCATGTCTATTTACACAAAATGGAAGCCATGTTCGAAAGTTCCGAGAAACAATTGATGCTGGTATGTTAGGTGTCAATTTAGGAGTACCAGCTCCAATGGCATTCTTCCCATTTTCAGGATATAAAAACTCGTTTTATGGGGATTTACACGCTAATGGATCAGATGGCGTTGAATTTTATACTAGAAAGAAAATGCTGACTGCTCGTTGGTAG